The following coding sequences lie in one Gemmatimonadota bacterium genomic window:
- the sucD gene encoding succinate--CoA ligase subunit alpha: MSVFIDKNTRLVVQGITGRDGSFHTRQMSEYGTQVVAGVTPGKGGQSFDLGGGKAIPIFNTVETAVRETGANASVIYVPPVAAAGAIMEAADAGIPFIVAITEGVPVQDMARALVFARDRGSRLLGPNCPGLISPGKSKAGIIPGRITVPGPVGVVSRSGTLTYEAVHQLTEAGIGQTTCIGIGGDPIIGTNFIDCLAAFRKDGDTEAIVMIGEIGGSDEQEAAIWARENLSVPVVGFIAGQTAPPGRRMGHAGAIISGSGGTAAEKIRVFEENGIAVARRPADIRDLIKARLRV, from the coding sequence ATGTCCGTCTTCATCGACAAAAACACGCGGCTCGTCGTCCAGGGGATCACCGGGCGGGACGGGTCCTTTCACACGCGTCAAATGTCGGAGTACGGAACCCAGGTGGTCGCTGGGGTGACGCCCGGAAAGGGGGGCCAATCCTTCGATCTGGGCGGTGGAAAGGCGATCCCGATCTTCAATACCGTCGAGACCGCCGTTCGTGAGACGGGAGCGAATGCATCCGTGATCTATGTTCCGCCGGTGGCGGCTGCGGGCGCGATCATGGAGGCGGCGGACGCCGGCATCCCCTTCATCGTCGCCATCACGGAGGGTGTCCCGGTCCAGGACATGGCGCGGGCACTGGTCTTCGCAAGGGACCGCGGAAGCCGGCTTCTGGGTCCGAACTGCCCCGGCCTCATCTCACCGGGGAAGTCGAAAGCCGGGATCATTCCGGGGCGCATCACCGTCCCGGGTCCGGTCGGTGTCGTGTCACGGTCGGGAACGCTGACCTACGAGGCCGTGCACCAGCTGACCGAGGCCGGGATCGGCCAGACGACCTGCATCGGCATCGGAGGGGACCCGATCATCGGTACGAACTTCATTGATTGTCTCGCCGCATTCCGGAAGGACGGGGACACCGAAGCGATCGTGATGATCGGTGAGATCGGGGGAAGCGACGAGCAGGAGGCGGCGATCTGGGCGCGGGAAAACCTGTCCGTCCCGGTGGTCGGATTCATCGCGGGGCAGACGGCCCCGCCGGGTCGGCGCATGGGGCACGCGGGTGCCATCATCTCCGGGTCGGGTGGAACGGCCGCCGAAAAGATCAGAGTCTTCGAGGAGAATGGGATCGCCGTGGCGCGCAGGCCCGCGGACATCCGTGACCTGATCAAGGCGCGGCTGCGGGTCTGA
- the ndk gene encoding nucleoside-diphosphate kinase, translated as MSRTLAIVKPDAVASGKAGKVLALLEERGFTVRALRMVHLGRAQAEAFYAVHRERPFFPSLVSFMTSGPAIPVVLEAAEAVTKLRETIGATDPAEAAPGTVRALYAESKERNAIHASDSDENAAREIAFFFSGSELLAP; from the coding sequence ATGAGCCGGACGCTCGCGATCGTAAAGCCGGATGCGGTGGCTTCAGGGAAGGCCGGAAAGGTACTGGCCCTTCTCGAGGAGAGAGGATTCACCGTTCGTGCCCTCCGCATGGTCCATCTCGGTCGGGCTCAGGCGGAGGCCTTTTACGCGGTGCATCGGGAACGCCCTTTTTTCCCGTCCCTCGTGTCGTTCATGACCTCCGGGCCCGCGATTCCGGTCGTCTTGGAAGCCGCCGAGGCCGTGACGAAGCTTCGGGAAACGATCGGGGCGACCGATCCCGCGGAGGCGGCACCGGGGACGGTTCGCGCCCTCTACGCCGAATCGAAGGAACGGAACGCGATCCATGCCTCGGACTCGGATGAAAATGCCGCCCGGGAGATCGCTTTTTTCTTTTCGGGGAGCGAGCTTCTGGCCCCCTGA
- a CDS encoding DUF177 domain-containing protein — protein sequence MFRVLLGDLERRGTLQIHHRVPVDDGLWEGSELTFAEPVEVDLTLAMTGTGQIVGRGRLRTVLRYACRRCLAEVDRRFEMPLHLAWSPPDELSDEGHEDEGLRVLPETAQELDLGEAIREEILLTAPLYVACREECKGLCPKCGTDWNQGECECARADPDPRWAALRALEKE from the coding sequence ATGTTCAGGGTACTATTGGGGGATCTGGAGAGGCGGGGCACGCTCCAGATCCACCATCGGGTGCCGGTTGACGACGGGCTCTGGGAGGGGTCGGAGTTGACCTTCGCGGAGCCTGTCGAGGTGGACCTCACCCTGGCGATGACCGGGACGGGCCAGATCGTAGGCCGCGGTCGGCTCCGAACCGTCCTTCGTTACGCATGCCGGCGCTGCTTGGCCGAGGTGGACCGCAGGTTCGAGATGCCCCTGCATCTAGCCTGGTCTCCGCCGGACGAGCTTTCGGACGAAGGACATGAGGACGAAGGGCTTCGCGTCCTTCCTGAGACGGCCCAAGAGTTGGATCTGGGGGAAGCGATTCGGGAAGAGATCTTACTCACCGCTCCTCTGTACGTGGCATGCCGCGAGGAGTGCAAGGGACTTTGCCCCAAGTGCGGGACGGACTGGAACCAAGGTGAATGTGAATGCGCTCGGGCGGACCCGGATCCCCGGTGGGCCGCACTCCGGGCACTCGAGAAGGAATAG
- the rpmF gene encoding 50S ribosomal protein L32: MAVPKKRTSKQRQRKRRTHVVAEPVVTNTCPRCGDPKQPHRVCPACGFYRDTAVLEVEVD, encoded by the coding sequence ATGGCGGTTCCCAAGAAGCGGACCTCGAAGCAGCGCCAGCGGAAGCGCCGGACGCACGTCGTCGCCGAGCCGGTCGTGACGAACACATGCCCCCGCTGCGGTGATCCGAAACAGCCACACCGGGTGTGTCCCGCCTGTGGCTTTTACCGAGATACCGCAGTCCTGGAGGTCGAGGTCGACTGA
- the plsX gene encoding phosphate acyltransferase PlsX, translated as MRIALDAMGTDEAPASEIAGALQALEEGRGELTIVLVGNRDAILATLDGAAPDMRSRIEVVHAPERILPGESPAQAVRRRPDSSIVTGIRLQREGAADAFVSAGSTGAVMAASLILLRPLPGVARPAIGTLLPTSGRPTLMLDSGANVDCKPQHLLQFAQLGVIYAQDLMGVERPRVGLLNIGEEPGKGDELSVEAHALLGASGFHFIGNVEGRDIIRGACDVLVCDGFVGNVLLKFYESVAEFTIGLLTREMERVGSRMDLHEVFRVLDYAEYGGAPLLGVNGVSIICHGQSPPKAIRNAIAVAQRAVESRMVEHIARELADDAASAPGQRG; from the coding sequence GTGCGCATCGCCCTGGATGCCATGGGCACGGACGAGGCACCGGCCAGTGAAATCGCCGGAGCCCTTCAAGCTCTCGAGGAAGGTCGGGGAGAGCTCACGATCGTCCTGGTGGGGAACCGGGATGCGATCCTAGCGACCCTCGACGGTGCCGCTCCGGACATGCGGAGCCGGATCGAGGTTGTCCATGCCCCCGAACGGATCCTCCCGGGGGAATCGCCCGCTCAGGCCGTTCGGCGCCGTCCGGATTCTTCGATCGTCACCGGAATCCGCCTCCAGCGGGAGGGCGCTGCGGACGCGTTTGTGAGCGCCGGCTCGACGGGGGCCGTCATGGCGGCCTCGCTCATCCTTCTCCGTCCCCTCCCCGGCGTTGCCCGTCCTGCGATCGGGACCCTTCTTCCCACGTCAGGACGACCCACGCTCATGCTCGACTCGGGCGCGAACGTGGACTGCAAGCCGCAGCACCTCCTCCAATTCGCGCAACTCGGCGTCATCTACGCGCAGGACCTCATGGGAGTGGAGCGGCCGCGCGTCGGGCTCCTGAACATCGGGGAGGAGCCGGGGAAGGGGGACGAGCTGTCCGTGGAAGCGCATGCCCTCCTCGGTGCGAGCGGCTTCCACTTCATCGGAAATGTGGAGGGGAGAGATATCATCCGGGGGGCGTGCGATGTCCTCGTTTGCGACGGCTTCGTCGGCAACGTCCTCCTCAAGTTCTACGAGTCCGTGGCCGAGTTCACGATCGGTCTCCTCACACGGGAAATGGAGCGGGTCGGCTCCCGGATGGATCTCCACGAGGTTTTCCGCGTTCTCGACTACGCGGAATACGGCGGCGCCCCGCTCCTCGGGGTGAATGGGGTCTCGATCATCTGCCATGGGCAATCCCCCCCGAAAGCGATTCGGAACGCCATCGCGGTGGCCCAGAGGGCCGTGGAGTCTCGCATGGTCGAACACATCGCCAGGGAACTGGCGGATGACGCCGCGAGCGCGCCGGGACAAAGGGGCTGA
- the fabD gene encoding ACP S-malonyltransferase: MTPRARRDKGAERVTVALLFPGQGSQKVGMGAALAREFPDAAETFLEADDLLGFSLSRLMWEGPESELALTRNAQPAILVHSVAALRAGGERLVGARMAAGHSLGEFSAHVAAGTLRFADALSAVRLRGTLMFEAGERRPGTMAAVLGMEDEAAELLCREVSDPPMSVVVTANYNAPGQIVISGDVEAVGRAAAEAPSRGAKRVVPLSVSGAFHSPLMGPAEEGLRAHLASINFGRLSFPVYSNVAAEPVSEGETARELLVRQLTAPVRWSRSVERMVAAGATQFIEVGPGQVLARLNKRIAKGIPTVSFGEPDDLAALG, translated from the coding sequence ATGACGCCGCGAGCGCGCCGGGACAAAGGGGCTGAGCGGGTGACGGTCGCCCTTCTCTTTCCCGGACAGGGATCCCAGAAGGTGGGAATGGGGGCCGCGCTCGCGCGGGAATTTCCGGACGCCGCGGAAACCTTTCTCGAGGCCGACGATCTTCTTGGGTTTTCGCTTTCGCGCCTGATGTGGGAGGGGCCGGAGTCCGAGCTGGCACTCACCAGGAATGCCCAACCGGCCATTCTCGTGCACTCGGTGGCGGCCCTACGTGCCGGGGGAGAACGACTCGTCGGGGCGCGGATGGCCGCGGGTCACTCGCTCGGAGAATTCTCCGCGCACGTGGCTGCGGGCACACTCCGCTTCGCCGACGCTCTGTCGGCGGTGCGTTTGCGGGGCACCCTCATGTTCGAGGCCGGGGAGCGACGGCCGGGGACGATGGCGGCCGTCCTCGGAATGGAGGACGAGGCCGCCGAGCTCCTCTGCCGGGAAGTCTCCGATCCGCCCATGTCCGTGGTCGTTACCGCGAATTACAACGCGCCCGGTCAGATCGTCATCTCGGGCGACGTCGAGGCGGTCGGCCGCGCCGCGGCGGAGGCACCTTCCAGAGGGGCAAAAAGGGTCGTTCCTCTGAGCGTCTCCGGGGCATTCCATTCTCCCCTCATGGGGCCTGCGGAGGAGGGATTGCGAGCCCACCTGGCTTCGATCAACTTCGGGCGCCTGAGTTTTCCCGTGTACTCCAACGTGGCCGCGGAGCCGGTTTCGGAGGGAGAGACCGCACGGGAGCTCCTCGTTCGCCAGCTCACCGCACCGGTCCGATGGTCGCGCTCGGTCGAGAGGATGGTCGCAGCGGGAGCAACCCAGTTCATCGAAGTCGGCCCGGGCCAGGTGCTCGCCAGGTTGAACAAGAGAATTGCGAAGGGAATCCCCACGGTTTCTTTCGGCGAGCCGGACGACCTGGCCGCCCTGGGCTGA
- the fabG gene encoding 3-oxoacyl-[acyl-carrier-protein] reductase, with amino-acid sequence MELKDQVAVVTGGSRGIGAAIARALAEGGARVAVLGRDLARAEEAAETLPGSGHLPLSCDVSRSDEVNAAVSQVEESLGGVTLLVNNAGITRDNILLRLKDEEWTEVLDVNLRGAFNMTRAVVRGMMKRRDGVVLNLTSVVGLTGNAGQANYAASKAGLIGFTKSVARELASRGVRCNAIAPGYIETDMTAALDEKQTGALLERIPLGRLGTPEDVAGLVRFLAGPSARYITGQVITVDGGMVI; translated from the coding sequence ATGGAGCTCAAGGATCAGGTGGCGGTCGTCACGGGCGGGTCGCGCGGGATCGGTGCGGCGATCGCTCGTGCCCTCGCCGAGGGGGGTGCAAGGGTCGCCGTCCTGGGACGCGACCTCGCGCGGGCCGAGGAAGCCGCCGAGACCCTTCCGGGTTCGGGGCACCTTCCTCTTTCCTGCGACGTCTCCCGCTCGGACGAAGTGAACGCCGCCGTATCTCAGGTCGAGGAGTCGCTGGGTGGAGTCACTCTCCTCGTGAACAACGCCGGGATTACTCGCGATAACATCCTTCTCCGCCTCAAAGACGAGGAATGGACCGAGGTCCTGGACGTGAACCTTCGCGGCGCCTTCAACATGACCCGCGCGGTCGTGCGCGGAATGATGAAGCGCCGGGATGGGGTCGTCCTGAACCTGACGTCCGTCGTGGGACTGACCGGGAACGCGGGTCAGGCGAACTACGCCGCCTCCAAGGCTGGGCTGATCGGATTCACGAAAAGCGTGGCGCGGGAATTGGCCTCCCGCGGGGTGCGCTGCAATGCGATCGCTCCCGGATACATCGAGACGGACATGACGGCCGCGCTGGATGAAAAGCAGACCGGGGCTCTCCTGGAACGGATCCCGCTTGGGAGGCTCGGAACCCCCGAGGACGTGGCGGGTCTAGTGCGCTTTCTTGCCGGGCCCTCGGCTCGCTACATTACCGGGCAAGTCATCACGGTGGACGGGGGAATGGTCATCTGA
- a CDS encoding acyl carrier protein produces MADSIEARVKEIIVNELGVEAEKVTSGASFVEDLGADSLDTVELVMAFEEEFGLDIPDEDAEQMGTVGEAIEYLKKHSPS; encoded by the coding sequence ATGGCGGATAGCATCGAGGCACGGGTGAAGGAGATCATCGTGAACGAGCTGGGGGTCGAAGCTGAAAAAGTGACTTCGGGTGCTTCGTTCGTGGAGGATCTTGGAGCCGACTCCCTCGACACCGTGGAACTCGTGATGGCCTTCGAAGAGGAATTCGGACTCGACATCCCGGACGAGGACGCCGAGCAGATGGGGACGGTGGGCGAAGCAATCGAGTACCTCAAGAAACACTCTCCGTCCTGA
- the fabF gene encoding beta-ketoacyl-ACP synthase II encodes MGDGRRREVVVTGLGLVTPVGVGVKTAWSALLAGKPGGGLVTRFELTEDYPTRIACEVKGFDPSDVLDPKEIRRYDRFAQFALVAAAEAMQDAGLSGSPEGVSPDRFGVLLGTGIGGIATFEEQCKILLDRGPTRVSPFFVPMFIPDIAPGLVSIRYGARGPNYTTVSACASSAHAIGDALRIIERGDADIMISGGTEATITPLTMAGFAAMKAMSTRNDEPEKASRPFDKTRDGFVMGEGSGCLILEAREVAERRGARILGRVAGFGMSADAYHITSPSPEGVGAQAAMRGALKDAYATAEEVSYINAHGTSTPQNDKSETAAIRAVLGPAADRIVVGSTKSMTGHLLGAAGAVEAVVCILACQEGRVPPTINLEHPDPECDLDYAADGVREMTVDLALSNSFGFGGHNACLAIRREA; translated from the coding sequence ATGGGTGACGGAAGGCGGCGGGAAGTCGTCGTTACGGGGCTCGGCCTCGTCACGCCGGTCGGAGTCGGCGTGAAGACGGCCTGGTCCGCGCTTCTCGCGGGGAAACCCGGCGGCGGGCTCGTCACGAGGTTCGAGCTCACGGAGGATTACCCCACGCGGATCGCGTGCGAGGTGAAGGGCTTCGATCCCTCGGACGTCCTCGACCCGAAGGAGATCCGGCGTTACGACCGCTTCGCGCAGTTCGCGCTCGTTGCGGCAGCCGAGGCCATGCAAGACGCGGGGCTCTCGGGAAGTCCCGAGGGGGTTTCGCCGGACCGCTTTGGAGTCCTCCTCGGAACGGGGATCGGGGGGATCGCCACCTTTGAAGAGCAGTGCAAGATCCTCCTCGACCGGGGCCCTACTCGGGTGAGCCCATTTTTCGTCCCGATGTTCATTCCGGACATTGCACCCGGACTGGTCTCGATTCGGTATGGCGCCCGGGGCCCCAACTACACGACGGTTTCGGCCTGCGCCTCATCGGCCCACGCGATCGGGGATGCCCTCCGCATCATCGAGCGGGGCGATGCGGACATCATGATCTCGGGAGGCACCGAGGCGACCATCACACCCCTCACGATGGCGGGGTTCGCGGCGATGAAGGCGATGTCCACTCGGAACGACGAGCCGGAGAAGGCGAGCCGCCCTTTCGATAAGACACGGGACGGCTTCGTGATGGGGGAGGGCTCGGGATGCCTGATCCTCGAGGCGCGTGAAGTCGCCGAGCGACGCGGTGCGCGGATTCTCGGTCGGGTGGCGGGATTCGGGATGTCGGCGGACGCCTACCACATCACTTCGCCGTCCCCGGAAGGAGTCGGAGCCCAAGCCGCAATGCGAGGCGCGCTGAAGGACGCGTACGCGACTGCCGAGGAGGTGAGCTACATCAACGCGCACGGGACCTCGACCCCGCAGAACGACAAGTCCGAGACGGCCGCGATCCGTGCCGTTCTGGGCCCGGCGGCGGACCGGATCGTCGTGGGCTCGACGAAGTCCATGACGGGCCACCTCCTCGGGGCCGCGGGCGCGGTGGAGGCGGTCGTGTGTATCCTAGCATGCCAGGAAGGGCGCGTCCCGCCCACCATCAATCTCGAACACCCGGACCCGGAGTGCGATCTGGACTATGCCGCCGACGGCGTCCGTGAGATGACGGTGGATCTGGCGCTCTCGAACTCCTTCGGCTTCGGCGGCCACAACGCCTGCCTCGCCATCCGTCGGGAAGCGTGA
- the ispF gene encoding 2-C-methyl-D-erythritol 2,4-cyclodiphosphate synthase, whose product MRIGFGYDSHRFEPGRPCVLGGINIPDTPGLLGFSDGDAVAHAVTDALLGAAALGDIGSHFPPGDERWRGADSMELLRSAVALVRDAGYQVGNVDLTVVCERPRIGLHADAIRRSLAAALDVAPADVSVKGKSNEGMGWEGKEEGLAVHAVALLRAG is encoded by the coding sequence ATGCGCATCGGCTTCGGATACGACTCCCACCGATTCGAACCCGGGCGCCCCTGCGTTCTCGGGGGAATAAACATTCCCGACACACCCGGCCTCCTGGGATTCTCGGACGGTGACGCGGTGGCGCACGCGGTCACCGACGCCCTGCTCGGTGCGGCCGCCCTCGGCGACATCGGCTCCCACTTTCCGCCCGGGGACGAGCGGTGGCGCGGAGCCGACTCGATGGAGCTCCTCCGAAGCGCGGTCGCGCTGGTTCGCGATGCGGGATACCAGGTCGGCAACGTGGACCTGACGGTGGTCTGCGAGAGACCTCGAATCGGGCTCCATGCGGATGCCATACGACGCTCTCTCGCGGCCGCACTCGACGTCGCTCCAGCGGACGTCTCGGTCAAGGGAAAGTCGAACGAGGGGATGGGATGGGAAGGGAAGGAGGAGGGTCTCGCCGTGCACGCCGTGGCCCTCCTGCGTGCCGGCTGA
- the xerD gene encoding site-specific tyrosine recombinase XerD, which produces MAGPASEFRAEHFRDYLVFERGLSTRTVAAYEHDLARLIGFLVARGISSPAQSSHPDLRDHVFHLKEAGLAPSSIRRAISSIRTYYAFLIEEGALDVDPTDRLESPRVRRKLPDVLSRTEAAALVESPPEDHPMHWRDRAILELLYATGVRVSELATVKIAELDLDERLVRVFGKGARERMVPLGGAAAEAVGRYLREVRPALDRGEGKGVLFLNRRGRPLTRMAIWSLVRGAARRAGIRRKVSPHTLRHSFATHLLEGGADLTVVQELLGHADISTTQIYTHLDREYLHDVHRRFHPRA; this is translated from the coding sequence ATGGCCGGGCCGGCCTCCGAATTCCGCGCGGAGCATTTTCGGGACTACCTCGTCTTCGAACGCGGCCTTTCAACCCGGACGGTGGCCGCGTACGAGCATGACCTCGCGCGGCTGATCGGCTTCCTCGTCGCGCGGGGGATCTCGAGTCCAGCCCAGTCCTCCCACCCGGACCTGCGGGATCACGTCTTCCACCTGAAGGAGGCGGGGCTCGCTCCCAGCTCGATCCGTCGCGCGATCTCGTCCATTCGGACGTATTACGCCTTCCTCATCGAGGAGGGTGCGCTCGACGTGGACCCGACGGACCGGCTCGAATCGCCCCGGGTCCGGCGAAAACTTCCGGACGTCCTCTCCCGCACCGAGGCCGCGGCCCTCGTTGAATCGCCTCCCGAGGATCACCCGATGCACTGGAGGGATCGGGCCATCCTCGAGCTCCTCTACGCCACCGGCGTTCGCGTCTCCGAGCTCGCGACCGTGAAAATCGCGGAGCTCGACCTCGATGAACGACTGGTGCGGGTGTTCGGGAAAGGCGCGAGAGAGCGAATGGTACCGCTCGGTGGGGCGGCCGCTGAAGCGGTTGGACGTTACCTGAGGGAGGTCAGGCCCGCGCTCGACCGGGGGGAAGGGAAGGGAGTTCTCTTCCTGAATCGCCGGGGACGCCCGCTCACGCGGATGGCGATATGGAGTCTCGTGCGCGGGGCGGCGCGGCGAGCGGGAATCCGGCGGAAGGTTTCACCCCACACCCTGCGGCATTCCTTCGCGACGCATCTCCTGGAGGGCGGCGCGGATCTCACCGTCGTACAAGAGCTCCTCGGGCACGCCGATATCTCCACCACACAGATCTACACCCATCTGGACCGCGAATATCTGCACGACGTTCACCGCCGCTTTCACCCGCGGGCTTGA
- a CDS encoding S41 family peptidase, whose translation MIRRLVAPALLLALLFPAGIGAQGPQGARGGRQEDLTELSPEARVFMGTLAAIRDYGLQAEGDSVLWERAIDGLLQELGDPYAAVLSPDEVRAFEEQSTGNYAGIGIAITPLNGAVTITHVYPGTPAENAGLLFGDRIVGVDDARASSWSVDDASGLIRGRPGTNVVVWIERDGWADPLSFDIRREEVHIAAVVSERLGGNIGYIGLDRVTRNSAAEVDSVLTQLDGVRGLILDLRRNPGGYLDESLNVADLFLERGSVLVTTRSRSRATPGEIREESARARLSPRVPDLPMVVLVDQFSASAAEIIAGALQDHDRALIIGERTFGKGTVQSVVPLPEGRLIRITSGEWYTPQGRSLNRPRDLEGHLIEPERIEQFTSRGGRPLLGGGGVFPDLEILEDTLTAAEMVFLVGAGEVEISIPQRIREAAFAYAQRIRSADTAPQSFPDEEYRAFTEALVAEGVAPETITLEAETYLRQRLGEELFQRLDRVDLYLQFRSARDTALATAMDFLRATTSQGELFTLAAERLAAAEAPAAAATLR comes from the coding sequence ATGATCCGTCGCCTCGTCGCACCCGCACTCCTCCTGGCACTCCTCTTTCCGGCCGGCATCGGCGCTCAAGGACCGCAGGGAGCCCGGGGCGGCCGCCAGGAGGACCTGACCGAGCTCTCCCCCGAGGCGCGCGTTTTCATGGGGACGCTCGCGGCGATTCGCGACTACGGGTTGCAGGCAGAGGGGGATTCGGTCCTCTGGGAGCGGGCGATCGACGGCCTTCTCCAGGAGCTCGGGGACCCCTACGCCGCGGTGCTCTCCCCCGATGAAGTCCGCGCCTTCGAGGAGCAGAGCACCGGAAACTACGCCGGGATCGGGATCGCGATCACTCCCCTGAACGGGGCGGTGACGATCACACACGTTTACCCCGGAACTCCGGCCGAGAACGCCGGGCTTCTCTTCGGCGACAGGATCGTGGGCGTGGACGACGCCCGGGCGTCGAGTTGGTCCGTGGATGACGCGTCTGGGCTGATCCGCGGTCGCCCTGGGACGAACGTGGTCGTGTGGATCGAGCGCGACGGCTGGGCCGACCCGCTCTCCTTCGACATTCGCCGGGAAGAAGTGCATATCGCCGCGGTCGTCTCGGAGCGGCTCGGAGGGAACATCGGCTATATCGGGCTCGACCGGGTCACCCGCAACTCCGCCGCCGAAGTGGATTCGGTCCTCACCCAGCTCGACGGGGTCCGTGGCCTGATCCTCGATCTCCGCCGCAATCCCGGTGGATACCTCGACGAATCGCTGAACGTCGCAGATCTCTTTCTGGAGCGCGGCTCGGTCCTCGTGACCACCCGGTCGCGATCGCGCGCCACCCCCGGGGAGATCCGCGAGGAGTCGGCGCGGGCACGACTTTCACCCCGAGTCCCGGACCTCCCGATGGTTGTGCTCGTGGACCAATTCTCGGCCTCCGCGGCAGAGATCATCGCGGGCGCCCTCCAGGACCACGACCGCGCCCTGATCATCGGGGAGCGGACCTTCGGCAAGGGAACTGTTCAAAGTGTCGTCCCCCTTCCCGAAGGGCGGCTCATCCGGATCACTTCGGGTGAGTGGTACACGCCGCAGGGTCGGTCTCTGAACCGCCCCCGCGACTTGGAGGGGCACCTGATCGAGCCGGAGCGGATCGAGCAATTCACTTCCCGCGGCGGTCGTCCGCTTCTCGGGGGTGGGGGAGTCTTCCCGGACCTCGAGATCCTGGAGGACACGCTGACGGCCGCCGAGATGGTCTTCCTCGTCGGCGCCGGGGAGGTGGAGATCTCGATCCCGCAGCGGATTCGCGAAGCCGCATTCGCGTATGCCCAGCGAATCCGGTCGGCGGACACCGCGCCCCAGAGTTTCCCGGACGAAGAATACCGCGCCTTCACGGAAGCGCTGGTCGCCGAAGGTGTCGCGCCGGAAACGATCACACTGGAAGCGGAGACCTACCTCCGCCAGCGCCTCGGCGAGGAGCTGTTCCAGCGCCTCGATCGGGTGGACCTGTATCTCCAGTTCCGCTCGGCAAGGGATACGGCGCTCGCGACGGCGATGGACTTCCTCCGCGCCACGACCTCACAGGGGGAGCTCTTCACCCTCGCCGCGGAGCGATTGGCGGCCGCCGAAGCCCCGGCGGCCGCGGCGACGCTCCGGTAG